A window of the Microbacterium sp. AZCO genome harbors these coding sequences:
- a CDS encoding ABC transporter substrate-binding protein has translation MASHSTSPRRGRRGRLLALAIGLAASSVLLGACASGGGSPAASGEAASYGDISVQYSWIKNEEFAGEFYAYDKGYYDDAGFSEVTGVAGPDTGVAKLLSGSVQVALSDAASVGAAVAEQDAPLKIIGTTFQKNPFTILSLQNGGNIETPEDLIGKKIGVQDSNASVFKALLAANGIDESELTIVPVDFDPTPLINGEVDGFMAYLTNEAITVELSGYPVTNLAYAENGLPYVAETFTVTDQYLAENKDLLKAFLIAEIKGWTDVFQAGTTDTVDVVVKHYNDSAAAGDMTFGDLDPEKTAKAIEAEKLLISTDETQENGLFTISDDLQKQTLASLKASGWDLKASQLFDTSIIDEIYKEQPELKDYLP, from the coding sequence ATGGCATCACACAGCACTTCCCCGCGCCGCGGTCGGCGCGGCCGCCTCCTCGCACTCGCGATCGGCCTCGCGGCATCCAGCGTTCTCCTCGGCGCCTGCGCGTCGGGCGGCGGCTCCCCGGCCGCGAGCGGCGAGGCCGCGTCGTACGGCGACATCAGCGTGCAGTACTCCTGGATCAAGAACGAGGAGTTCGCGGGCGAGTTCTACGCCTACGACAAGGGGTACTACGACGACGCCGGCTTCTCCGAGGTGACGGGCGTCGCCGGTCCCGACACGGGTGTCGCGAAGCTCCTGTCCGGCTCGGTGCAGGTGGCCCTCAGCGATGCGGCCTCGGTCGGCGCCGCGGTCGCCGAGCAGGATGCGCCGCTGAAGATCATCGGCACGACGTTCCAGAAGAACCCCTTCACGATCCTGTCGCTCCAGAACGGCGGCAACATCGAGACGCCGGAAGACCTCATCGGCAAGAAGATCGGCGTGCAGGACTCCAACGCCTCGGTCTTCAAGGCCCTGCTCGCGGCCAACGGGATCGACGAGAGCGAGCTCACGATCGTCCCGGTCGACTTCGACCCGACGCCGCTCATCAACGGCGAGGTCGACGGCTTCATGGCGTATCTCACCAACGAGGCGATCACGGTGGAGCTGTCGGGCTACCCGGTGACCAACCTCGCCTACGCGGAGAACGGCCTTCCCTACGTCGCGGAGACCTTCACGGTGACCGACCAGTACCTGGCCGAGAACAAGGACCTGCTGAAGGCGTTCCTCATCGCCGAGATCAAGGGCTGGACCGACGTCTTCCAGGCCGGGACCACCGATACCGTCGACGTCGTCGTGAAGCACTACAACGACTCCGCGGCAGCGGGCGACATGACCTTCGGCGATCTCGACCCCGAGAAGACGGCCAAGGCGATCGAGGCCGAGAAGCTCCTCATCTCGACCGATGAGACCCAGGAGAACGGCCTGTTCACGATCTCCGACGACCTCCAGAAGCAGACCCTCGCGTCGCTCAAGGCGTCGGGCTGGGATCTCAAGGCGAGCCAGCTCTTCGACACGTCGATCATCGACGAGATCTACAAAGAGCAGCCCGAGCTCAAGGACTACCTCCCGTAG
- a CDS encoding XdhC family protein has protein sequence MLDLAHDLLPALRAGEPVAVVTITRVARSAPRGVGASMAVTRDLRVIGSISGGCVESESVALGLAVLAGGPPRSGSFGFSDEAAHAAGLACGGSVEVLAYRIDPRDETALDALESAAADAGVTIAVDRAGGIRRVDDADPATALGRAVAYRENRVDPAEGLVVLSHAPRPRLLLLGAGEHAAALCRVAAAAGFAVSVCDSWPLMATAERFPDAVEVVTGLPHEFLAALDPATVDARTAVCVLTHDERLDVPALQVALGMPVGFVGAMGARSTVAHRERLLKDAGVDDESLARLHSPLGLDLGGASPEESAVSVLAEIIAARHGGSGAPLRDGRGPLHARAGDPPAGDIPFAASCSPSIGTAVRA, from the coding sequence ATGCTCGACCTCGCGCACGACCTCCTTCCCGCACTCCGTGCGGGCGAGCCGGTCGCGGTCGTCACGATCACGCGCGTCGCGCGCAGCGCGCCGCGAGGCGTCGGCGCGTCGATGGCGGTCACCCGGGATCTGCGCGTCATCGGCTCCATCTCGGGCGGCTGCGTCGAGTCGGAGTCGGTCGCCCTCGGCCTCGCGGTGCTCGCGGGCGGTCCGCCGCGGTCGGGCTCGTTCGGCTTCTCGGACGAGGCCGCGCACGCGGCCGGTCTCGCGTGCGGTGGCTCGGTCGAGGTGCTCGCCTACCGCATCGACCCCCGGGACGAGACGGCCCTCGACGCGCTCGAGAGCGCAGCGGCGGACGCCGGTGTGACGATCGCGGTCGATCGTGCGGGGGGAATCCGGCGCGTCGACGATGCCGACCCCGCGACGGCCCTCGGCCGAGCAGTCGCCTATCGCGAGAACCGGGTGGACCCGGCGGAAGGTCTCGTCGTGCTGTCGCACGCACCGCGGCCGCGCCTTCTTCTGCTCGGCGCGGGGGAGCACGCTGCCGCCCTGTGCCGGGTCGCCGCCGCCGCCGGATTCGCGGTGTCGGTGTGCGATTCGTGGCCCCTCATGGCGACGGCGGAGCGATTCCCCGACGCCGTGGAGGTCGTCACGGGGCTTCCCCACGAGTTCCTCGCGGCACTCGATCCGGCGACCGTCGACGCGCGCACTGCCGTCTGCGTCCTGACCCACGACGAGCGTCTCGACGTGCCCGCGCTGCAGGTCGCGCTCGGGATGCCCGTCGGCTTCGTGGGGGCGATGGGGGCGCGCTCGACGGTCGCGCACCGCGAGAGGCTCCTGAAGGACGCGGGCGTCGATGACGAGAGTCTCGCGCGGCTGCACTCGCCCCTCGGGCTCGACCTCGGCGGCGCGTCCCCCGAGGAGTCGGCCGTCTCCGTGCTCGCCGAGATCATCGCGGCGCGCCACGGCGGCAGCGGAGCACCGCTGCGCGACGGCCGCGGTCCGCTCCACGCCCGCGCAGGCGACCCGCCGGCGGGAGATATTCCCTTTGCGGCATCCTGCTCCCCCTCGATCGGAACGGCGGTGCGCGCATGA
- a CDS encoding nucleotidyltransferase family protein, with protein MSEPLPGLCGLVLAAGAGVRFGGPKALARSADGTPWVVRAVETLRDAGCRRVVVALGAASGEASALVPADGEVVVVPDWAEGLSASLRAGLAAAIGADAVVVVPVDTPELPVSSVRRVVHAAGEAPSVLAHAVYRGAPGHPVLIGSAHVAALAASLTGDAGARAYLRAHDAVEVECGDLWSGADVDERP; from the coding sequence ATGAGCGAACCGCTGCCCGGCCTGTGTGGACTCGTGCTCGCAGCGGGCGCGGGCGTCCGCTTCGGCGGCCCCAAGGCGCTCGCCCGCTCGGCGGACGGCACCCCCTGGGTGGTGCGGGCCGTCGAGACGCTGCGGGATGCCGGCTGCCGGCGCGTCGTCGTCGCACTCGGGGCCGCATCCGGCGAGGCGTCGGCGCTCGTCCCGGCCGATGGCGAGGTCGTCGTCGTGCCGGACTGGGCCGAGGGGCTCTCGGCGTCGCTGCGGGCGGGACTCGCCGCCGCCATCGGCGCCGACGCCGTCGTCGTCGTGCCGGTCGACACGCCGGAGCTTCCCGTCTCCTCCGTCCGCCGGGTCGTCCACGCCGCGGGAGAGGCGCCGAGTGTGCTGGCGCACGCGGTCTACCGCGGCGCGCCGGGTCATCCCGTGCTCATCGGCTCCGCGCACGTCGCGGCGCTCGCCGCATCCCTCACCGGCGATGCGGGCGCCCGCGCCTACCTGCGCGCCCACGACGCTGTCGAGGTCGAGTGCGGCGACCTGTGGTCCGGCGCCGACGTCGACGAGAGGCCCTGA
- the purQ gene encoding phosphoribosylformylglycinamidine synthase subunit PurQ produces the protein MTARIGVITFPGSLDDRDAQRAIRVAGAEPVALWHGEHDLKGVDGLVLPGGFSYGDYLRAGAIAALAPIMAEVKDAAGKGMPILGICNGFQMLVEAHLLPGGLIRNAHQQFICRDQRLRVENTSTAWTSHFTEGQEIVIPLKNGDGGYIANDETRARIEGEGLVTFRYVGVNPNGSVDDIAGLTNERGNVVGLMPHPEHAVEPGFGPDTSAAMRSGVDGLSFFTSAVASLVGAAA, from the coding sequence GTGACCGCCCGCATCGGGGTCATCACCTTCCCGGGCTCGCTCGACGACCGCGACGCGCAGCGCGCGATCCGCGTCGCCGGCGCCGAGCCCGTCGCCCTCTGGCACGGCGAGCACGACCTCAAGGGCGTCGACGGCCTCGTGTTGCCGGGCGGCTTCAGCTACGGCGACTACCTGCGCGCCGGCGCGATCGCGGCCCTCGCGCCGATCATGGCCGAGGTGAAGGACGCCGCCGGCAAGGGGATGCCGATCCTCGGCATCTGCAACGGCTTCCAGATGCTCGTCGAGGCGCACCTGCTGCCCGGCGGGCTCATCCGCAACGCGCACCAGCAGTTCATCTGCCGCGACCAGCGCCTCCGCGTCGAGAACACGTCGACCGCCTGGACGAGCCACTTCACCGAGGGCCAGGAGATCGTCATCCCCCTGAAGAACGGCGACGGCGGGTACATCGCCAACGACGAGACGCGCGCGCGCATCGAGGGCGAGGGACTCGTGACCTTCCGCTACGTCGGCGTCAACCCCAACGGGTCGGTCGACGACATCGCCGGTCTCACGAACGAGCGCGGCAACGTGGTCGGACTCATGCCCCACCCCGAGCACGCCGTCGAGCCCGGTTTCGGCCCCGACACGTCGGCCGCGATGCGGTCTGGCGTCGACGGTCTCTCGTTCTTCACGTCGGCCGTCGCGAGCCTGGTCGGCGCCGCGGCTTAG
- a CDS encoding 8-oxoguanine deaminase, whose translation MTRTIIEGGFIATVDQGGTEHATGHVVIDGGIITAVGAGAAPDRDGAKVVDATGCLVTPGLVNTHHHLYQWLTRGYSQDSILFDWLTALYPLWSRIDADLTAAGAAGAMAVLARSGCTTVGDHHYVFPQGSGDIVGGLVQSASRIGVRLHATRGSMDLGASQGGLPPDFAIETTDAALAASQEAVERHHDPAFGSLVQIAIAPCSPFSVTADLLRESAVLARSLGVRLHTHASETAEEDAYCAERFGMTPTQYLEDLGWLGDDVWMAHGVHLDAAAIARYAATGTGVAHCPSSNGRLAAGIAPVRDLLRAGVPVGLGVDGAASNESGQLGVEIREAVLMNRLRTGADSFSVRDALRIATIGGARVLGRDAELGSLEPGKVADVAVWRVDGVEHAGILDPVAALGLGALPPLHRLFVGGRAIVEEGTLTSAEEPVIAEEVAAASRALAARL comes from the coding sequence ATGACCCGGACGATCATCGAGGGCGGATTCATCGCGACCGTCGACCAGGGCGGCACCGAGCACGCGACGGGTCACGTCGTCATCGACGGGGGCATCATCACGGCCGTGGGCGCCGGCGCCGCACCCGACCGCGACGGAGCCAAGGTCGTCGACGCGACAGGATGCCTCGTCACTCCGGGCCTCGTGAACACGCACCACCACCTGTACCAGTGGCTCACGCGGGGATACTCCCAGGACTCGATCCTCTTCGACTGGCTCACGGCGCTCTACCCGCTGTGGTCGCGCATCGACGCCGACCTCACCGCCGCCGGCGCGGCCGGCGCCATGGCCGTGCTCGCACGCTCGGGCTGCACGACCGTCGGCGATCACCACTACGTGTTCCCGCAGGGATCGGGCGACATCGTCGGCGGGCTCGTGCAGTCGGCATCCCGGATCGGCGTGCGGCTGCACGCGACGCGAGGCTCGATGGACCTGGGCGCCTCGCAGGGCGGCCTTCCCCCCGATTTCGCGATCGAGACGACGGATGCCGCGCTGGCGGCGTCGCAGGAGGCCGTCGAGCGCCACCACGACCCCGCCTTCGGCTCGCTCGTGCAGATCGCGATCGCCCCGTGCTCGCCGTTCTCGGTGACGGCCGACCTGCTGCGCGAATCGGCCGTGCTCGCGCGGTCGCTCGGCGTGCGGCTGCACACGCACGCGTCGGAGACCGCCGAGGAGGACGCCTACTGCGCCGAGCGGTTCGGGATGACGCCGACGCAGTACCTGGAAGACCTGGGGTGGCTCGGCGACGACGTCTGGATGGCACACGGCGTGCATCTCGACGCCGCCGCGATCGCGAGATATGCCGCGACCGGCACTGGCGTCGCGCACTGCCCATCGTCCAACGGCCGCCTCGCCGCCGGCATCGCGCCCGTGCGCGATCTGCTCCGCGCCGGAGTGCCCGTCGGGCTCGGCGTCGACGGTGCGGCGTCGAACGAATCGGGTCAGCTGGGCGTCGAGATCCGCGAGGCCGTGCTCATGAACCGCCTGCGCACGGGCGCGGACTCGTTCAGCGTCCGCGACGCTCTGCGCATCGCGACGATCGGCGGGGCGCGGGTGCTCGGCAGAGACGCCGAGCTGGGGTCGCTCGAGCCCGGCAAGGTCGCCGACGTCGCCGTCTGGCGCGTCGACGGCGTCGAGCACGCCGGCATCCTCGACCCGGTCGCCGCGCTCGGCCTCGGCGCGCTCCCCCCGCTGCACCGGCTCTTCGTCGGCGGACGCGCGATCGTCGAGGAGGGCACGCTCACGTCCGCGGAGGAACCGGTCATCGCGGAAGAGGTCGCCGCCGCGTCGCGCGCCCTCGCAGCGCGGCTCTGA
- a CDS encoding FAD binding domain-containing protein, translated as MDIDTIRSYRRAHTRDDLALSEGETFLAGGTWLMSEPQPDTIGFVDLTALDWPALEATDEGLRIGATCTIAHLVAWAETGEAPAEWTATAIIPDAANALLASFKIWNTATVGGNVCRSFAAASMVALATALDGVAVVWTPDGGERRLPVAELMTGNGTNSLGRGEVLRAIELPARALHSRALLRKIALAELGRSGAVVTGRVDADGSAVFGITAATLVPVVLRYPGLPDTATLAADVAAAEGYYSDPLGPADWRRGVAGVLAERIRRELET; from the coding sequence GTGGACATCGACACCATCAGGAGCTACCGCCGGGCGCACACCCGCGACGACCTCGCACTGTCGGAGGGCGAGACGTTCCTCGCCGGCGGCACGTGGCTCATGAGCGAGCCGCAGCCCGACACGATCGGCTTCGTCGACCTCACGGCGCTCGACTGGCCCGCGCTCGAGGCCACGGACGAGGGGCTGCGCATCGGCGCCACGTGCACGATCGCGCATCTGGTGGCGTGGGCCGAGACAGGCGAGGCGCCCGCCGAGTGGACCGCGACCGCGATCATCCCCGACGCCGCCAACGCGCTCCTGGCGTCGTTCAAGATCTGGAACACGGCGACGGTCGGCGGAAATGTCTGCCGGTCGTTCGCGGCCGCATCCATGGTGGCACTGGCCACTGCGCTCGACGGCGTCGCGGTCGTGTGGACCCCCGACGGCGGGGAGCGCCGGCTCCCTGTCGCCGAGCTGATGACGGGCAACGGCACCAACTCGCTCGGGCGGGGCGAGGTGCTCCGTGCCATCGAGCTCCCCGCCCGCGCCCTGCATTCCCGGGCTCTGCTGCGCAAGATCGCGCTCGCCGAGCTGGGGCGGTCGGGAGCCGTCGTGACGGGCCGAGTGGATGCCGACGGCTCGGCCGTCTTCGGGATCACCGCGGCGACGCTCGTGCCGGTCGTGCTCCGGTACCCCGGGCTGCCCGATACCGCGACCCTCGCCGCCGATGTCGCGGCCGCCGAGGGCTACTACTCCGATCCGCTCGGGCCCGCCGACTGGCGCCGGGGCGTGGCGGGGGTGCTCGCCGAGCGCATCCGACGGGAGCTCGAGACGTGA
- the purS gene encoding phosphoribosylformylglycinamidine synthase subunit PurS, protein MPTIVVDVMPKAELLDPQGKAVAGALTRLGVDGFSGVRIGKRFELFVEGEVDEALLETARKVADDVLSNSVIEDVVGIEVVE, encoded by the coding sequence ATGCCCACCATCGTCGTCGACGTCATGCCCAAGGCCGAACTGCTGGACCCGCAGGGGAAGGCCGTCGCCGGCGCCCTCACGCGGCTCGGCGTCGACGGCTTCAGCGGTGTCCGCATCGGCAAGCGCTTCGAGCTGTTCGTCGAGGGCGAGGTCGATGAGGCTCTGCTCGAGACCGCCCGCAAGGTGGCCGACGACGTGCTGTCGAACTCCGTGATCGAGGACGTGGTCGGCATCGAGGTGGTCGAGTGA
- a CDS encoding molybdopterin-dependent oxidoreductase, with protein sequence MRLEVNGEPVDADPRPGQCLRTLLRESGHHEVKKGCDAGDCGACAVILDGEPVHSCVVPAVRAEGAAVTTAAGLAPGDELHPVQQALVEHFGFHCGFCTPGMSVTASTLTAEDLPDLDRRMKGSLCRCTGYRPVKDAITEAVLGPVRETRPADERVGSSVRPEAGRRLVQGLEPFTFDTTVPGALVLRVLGSPHAHARITAIDTTAALAVPGVVAVFTHQDAPRARYSTARHEHREDDPDDTRLLDDVVRHVGQRVAAVVAETSAAAEQGLRRIRVEYEQLPAVFTPEEARRPGAPVIHPGLTPDDRVAEASRNVIAGLHDGFGGDVDLALADSEVTVEGTWQTQRVTHAQLETHGAIGWLDDEGRLVIRSSTQVPFLARDELARLFDLPADRVRVFATRLGGGFGGKQEIFTEDLVALAVLRTGRPVSYEFSRTDEFRRSSVRHPMRVSVSLGATRDGVLTAMKVDVLSDTGAYGNHAIGVLFHGCAESIAVYRCPIKRVDAEVVYTNNVPSGAFRGYGLGQVMLGIESAMDLLAERLGMDPFELRRRNVIREGDPLHETDDDWEEDLVWGSYGLDQCLDLAESALRRGNGAVAPEGWLVGEGMALGMLSTMAPRGHISHTTATLRPDGTYLLAVGTAEFGNGTSTVHRQIAATVLEASIDRLAVHSSDTDVVRHDTGAFASAGITVAGKALHAACVSLRGRMLQIAATLTGTSPEGAVLSAEGVRTRAGLVGFDRIVAAAPAAERNEHGLVADGREFGDLRSLVFNVHAVRVAVDPETGSVRVLQSIQAADAGFVMNPAQCRGQVEGGAAQGLGSALYEEVLVEDGHVVNPVFRQYRVPQMADVPVTEVYFARTSDTLGPFGAKSMSESPYNPVAPAIGNAISRALGMRLYQQPFSRDRVWRAVSGDGMPRP encoded by the coding sequence GTGAGGCTCGAGGTCAACGGAGAGCCCGTCGACGCAGACCCGCGGCCCGGGCAGTGCCTGCGCACCCTGCTCCGCGAGAGCGGACACCACGAGGTGAAGAAGGGCTGCGACGCGGGCGACTGCGGAGCGTGCGCCGTCATCCTCGACGGGGAGCCGGTGCACTCCTGCGTCGTCCCGGCCGTGCGGGCGGAGGGAGCCGCCGTGACCACGGCGGCCGGACTCGCGCCCGGCGACGAGCTGCATCCCGTGCAGCAGGCCCTCGTCGAGCACTTCGGATTCCACTGCGGGTTCTGCACGCCCGGGATGAGCGTGACGGCTTCGACGCTCACCGCGGAGGACCTCCCCGATCTCGACCGCCGCATGAAGGGGAGTCTCTGCCGCTGCACGGGATACCGCCCCGTCAAGGACGCGATCACGGAGGCCGTGCTCGGACCCGTGCGAGAGACGAGGCCCGCCGATGAGCGGGTCGGCAGCTCTGTGCGGCCCGAGGCGGGCCGGCGCCTCGTGCAGGGCCTCGAGCCGTTCACGTTCGACACGACGGTGCCGGGTGCACTCGTGCTGCGCGTGCTCGGCTCGCCGCACGCGCACGCCCGCATCACGGCCATCGACACAACGGCGGCGCTCGCGGTCCCCGGCGTCGTCGCCGTCTTCACGCACCAGGACGCCCCGCGGGCCCGCTACTCGACGGCGCGGCACGAGCACCGCGAGGACGACCCCGACGACACGCGGCTGCTCGACGACGTCGTGCGCCACGTCGGGCAGCGGGTCGCCGCCGTCGTGGCCGAGACGAGTGCCGCCGCGGAGCAGGGGCTGCGCCGCATCCGGGTCGAGTACGAGCAGCTCCCGGCCGTCTTCACCCCCGAGGAGGCACGCCGTCCCGGCGCCCCCGTCATCCACCCGGGCCTCACTCCCGACGATCGCGTCGCCGAGGCATCCCGGAACGTGATCGCGGGCCTTCACGACGGCTTCGGCGGCGATGTCGATCTCGCTCTCGCCGACAGCGAGGTCACCGTGGAAGGGACGTGGCAGACGCAGCGCGTCACGCACGCGCAGCTGGAGACGCACGGTGCGATCGGCTGGCTCGACGACGAGGGGCGCCTCGTCATCCGGTCGAGCACGCAGGTGCCGTTCCTCGCGCGCGACGAGCTCGCCCGCCTGTTCGATCTGCCCGCCGATCGTGTGCGCGTGTTCGCGACGCGGCTCGGAGGCGGCTTCGGCGGCAAGCAGGAGATCTTCACGGAAGACCTCGTCGCGCTCGCGGTGCTGCGCACGGGCCGACCGGTGTCGTACGAGTTCTCACGCACCGACGAGTTCCGCCGCTCGTCGGTGCGGCATCCCATGCGGGTCTCGGTGTCTCTCGGCGCCACGCGCGACGGGGTGCTGACCGCCATGAAGGTCGACGTGCTGAGCGATACGGGCGCCTACGGCAACCACGCGATCGGCGTGCTGTTTCACGGCTGCGCCGAGTCGATCGCGGTGTACCGGTGCCCGATCAAGCGGGTGGACGCCGAGGTGGTCTACACGAACAACGTGCCGTCGGGGGCGTTCCGTGGGTACGGCCTCGGCCAGGTGATGCTCGGGATCGAGTCGGCGATGGATCTGCTCGCCGAGAGGCTCGGGATGGATCCGTTCGAACTGCGCAGGCGCAACGTCATCCGGGAGGGTGACCCGCTCCACGAGACCGACGACGACTGGGAGGAGGACCTCGTCTGGGGCAGCTACGGCCTCGACCAGTGCCTCGACCTCGCGGAGTCGGCCCTGCGGCGAGGAAACGGGGCGGTCGCGCCTGAGGGGTGGCTCGTCGGCGAGGGCATGGCGCTCGGGATGCTGTCGACGATGGCGCCGCGAGGGCACATCTCGCACACCACGGCGACGCTGCGTCCCGACGGCACCTACCTCCTCGCGGTCGGCACCGCCGAATTCGGCAACGGCACGAGCACGGTCCACCGGCAGATCGCGGCGACCGTGCTCGAGGCATCCATCGACCGGCTCGCGGTGCACTCCTCCGACACCGACGTCGTGCGCCACGACACGGGCGCGTTCGCATCGGCGGGCATCACCGTCGCGGGGAAGGCGCTGCACGCCGCGTGCGTCTCGCTTCGAGGGCGGATGCTGCAGATCGCGGCGACACTCACCGGCACGAGCCCCGAGGGCGCCGTGCTGAGCGCCGAGGGCGTGCGGACGAGGGCCGGACTCGTCGGCTTCGATCGCATCGTCGCCGCCGCGCCGGCCGCCGAGCGGAACGAGCACGGGCTCGTCGCCGACGGCCGCGAGTTCGGAGACCTCCGCTCGCTCGTCTTCAACGTGCACGCGGTCCGCGTCGCCGTCGACCCCGAGACGGGGTCGGTGCGCGTGCTGCAGTCGATCCAGGCGGCCGACGCCGGCTTCGTCATGAATCCCGCGCAGTGCCGCGGACAGGTCGAGGGCGGGGCGGCGCAGGGGCTCGGCAGTGCGCTGTACGAGGAGGTGCTCGTCGAGGACGGGCACGTCGTCAATCCCGTCTTCCGGCAGTACCGCGTGCCGCAGATGGCGGACGTGCCGGTGACGGAGGTCTACTTCGCGCGGACGAGCGACACCCTCGGTCCGTTCGGCGCGAAGTCGATGAGCGAGTCGCCCTACAACCCCGTCGCCCCCGCGATCGGCAATGCGATCTCGCGCGCCCTGGGGATGCGCCTGTACCAGCAGCCGTTCTCCAGAGACCGCGTCTGGCGAGCCGTGTCGGGCGACGGGATGCCGCGACCCTGA
- a CDS encoding DUF1761 domain-containing protein, which produces MVPEINYWAVLIATASSMVVGSIWYTPKVFGTRWARLAKVDMDRPGATAVVPILVTVVVSFVTAWVLAGASAIAWHFYGGSWLWGAIVTGVTLWAGFTAARFITHDVFEGRPTSLTVLNIAHELVTVLVMAIIIGVWPPAGTV; this is translated from the coding sequence ATGGTTCCGGAGATCAACTACTGGGCCGTCCTGATCGCGACGGCGTCGAGCATGGTCGTGGGCTCGATCTGGTACACGCCGAAGGTCTTCGGCACGCGGTGGGCGAGGCTCGCGAAGGTCGACATGGACCGCCCCGGCGCGACGGCCGTGGTGCCGATCCTCGTGACGGTCGTCGTGAGCTTCGTGACGGCGTGGGTGCTCGCGGGCGCCTCGGCGATCGCGTGGCACTTCTACGGCGGCAGCTGGCTGTGGGGCGCCATCGTGACAGGCGTGACGCTGTGGGCGGGGTTCACGGCGGCGCGGTTCATCACCCACGACGTCTTCGAGGGCAGGCCGACCTCGCTGACGGTGCTCAACATCGCGCACGAGCTCGTCACGGTGCTCGTGATGGCGATCATCATCGGGGTATGGCCGCCCGCCGGCACCGTCTGA
- a CDS encoding 2-hydroxyacid dehydrogenase, whose product MSRSIPPLVVTVPTAELERDLAPLPDGVELLVWPMDGPAPRDEIDLVVPPYMKMAAVLARLEGVRVGLVQSQSIGYEGVEEVLPSGLRFANAATVHETSTAELAVALTLASQRQLDRFAVDTARGVWSPVFAESLADRRVLLLGYGGIGKAVAARLRPFEVELTAVASRARDEDGMPVHAVDELPGLLPRAEIVIVSLPGGDATRHIVDDAFLSALPDGALIVNVGRGPLVDTDALVDHVRRGRIRAALDVTDPEPLPEGHPLWGLPGVLVSPHVGGASTAMRPRVARLVRRQIEHLLAGEEPENVVIG is encoded by the coding sequence GTGAGCCGCAGCATCCCTCCGCTTGTCGTGACCGTGCCGACCGCCGAGCTCGAGCGCGATCTCGCGCCGCTCCCCGACGGGGTCGAGCTGCTCGTGTGGCCCATGGATGGTCCCGCGCCCCGCGACGAGATCGATCTCGTCGTGCCGCCGTACATGAAGATGGCGGCTGTGCTCGCGCGCCTCGAGGGCGTCCGCGTCGGGCTCGTGCAGAGCCAATCGATCGGCTACGAGGGGGTCGAGGAGGTGCTGCCGTCCGGATTGCGGTTCGCGAATGCGGCGACCGTGCACGAGACGTCGACGGCCGAGCTCGCCGTCGCCCTCACGCTCGCGTCGCAGCGGCAGCTCGATCGCTTCGCCGTCGACACCGCCCGCGGCGTGTGGTCACCCGTCTTCGCCGAGAGCCTCGCCGATCGTCGCGTGCTGCTGCTCGGCTACGGCGGCATCGGCAAGGCTGTCGCGGCGCGACTGCGGCCCTTCGAGGTCGAGCTGACGGCCGTCGCGAGCAGGGCGAGGGACGAGGATGGGATGCCGGTGCACGCCGTCGACGAACTGCCCGGCCTCCTCCCCCGAGCCGAGATCGTCATCGTGAGCCTGCCCGGCGGCGATGCGACGCGGCACATCGTCGACGACGCCTTCCTGTCGGCGCTCCCCGACGGCGCGCTGATCGTCAACGTCGGACGCGGTCCTCTCGTCGACACCGACGCGCTCGTCGACCACGTGCGTCGCGGACGCATCCGCGCCGCCCTCGACGTGACCGACCCCGAGCCGCTCCCCGAGGGGCACCCGCTGTGGGGTCTTCCGGGCGTGCTCGTCTCGCCCCACGTGGGCGGCGCGTCGACCGCCATGCGGCCCCGCGTCGCGCGCCTCGTGCGGCGTCAGATCGAGCACCTGCTCGCCGGCGAGGAGCCCGAGAACGTCGTGATCGGCTGA